A region from the Spirochaeta thermophila DSM 6192 genome encodes:
- the thyX gene encoding FAD-dependent thymidylate synthase: MAHCVVPEAEEILDKPFPVLDRGFVRLVDYMGSDERIVQAARVSYGKGTKSYREDKALIDYLLRNEHTSPFEQVVFTFHAKMPIFVARQWVRHRTARINEISGRYSVLQEEFYVPSPEVLAPQSASNKQGREEAPFPPEVAEEIRKEMAAFQEDAYRRYEGLLERGVARELARINLPLSLYTEWYWQMDLHNLFRFLWLRLDPHAQYEIREYAKVILEIVRRVCPLAVASFEEHVRGAVRFSAKEWRFLSSRMELPEEPPEGFSGKEWERFKVKLREGRQV, translated from the coding sequence ATGGCACACTGTGTGGTACCTGAGGCCGAGGAGATCCTCGACAAGCCGTTTCCCGTGCTGGACAGGGGGTTCGTACGACTGGTGGACTACATGGGGAGCGACGAGCGGATCGTCCAGGCGGCGCGGGTCTCCTACGGGAAGGGGACCAAGTCGTACAGGGAGGACAAGGCGCTCATCGACTATCTCCTGAGGAACGAGCATACCTCTCCGTTCGAGCAGGTGGTGTTCACGTTCCATGCGAAGATGCCCATATTCGTGGCCCGACAGTGGGTGCGCCACAGGACCGCCCGGATCAACGAGATCTCGGGTCGGTACAGCGTGCTCCAGGAGGAGTTCTACGTACCGTCGCCTGAGGTGCTTGCTCCTCAAAGCGCGAGCAACAAGCAGGGGAGGGAGGAGGCTCCGTTTCCTCCCGAGGTGGCGGAAGAGATCCGCAAGGAGATGGCCGCGTTTCAGGAGGATGCCTACAGGAGATACGAGGGATTGCTCGAACGAGGGGTGGCACGGGAGCTGGCGCGGATCAACCTCCCCTTGAGTCTCTACACGGAGTGGTACTGGCAGATGGATCTCCACAACCTGTTCCGTTTCCTCTGGTTGAGGCTCGATCCGCACGCCCAGTACGAGATCAGGGAGTACGCGAAGGTGATCCTGGAGATCGTGCGCAGGGTGTGTCCGCTCGCGGTGGCTTCGTTCGAGGAGCACGTGAGGGGTGCGGTGCGCTTCTCTGCGAAGGAGTGGCGGTTCCTCTCCTCCCGGATGGAGCTTCCCGAGGAACCGCCGGAGGGGTTTTCGGGGAAGGAATGGGAGCGGTTCAAGGTGAAATTGCGTGAAGGGAGGCAGGTATGA
- a CDS encoding SixA phosphatase family protein, with the protein MKRILLCRHAKAEKARPGVDDRERVLEDRGVQDAARVATLLAEEPVERVYASSAPRAAETARLLFPGREVEYVDALYPGSGEGYLRFIQGLPDEYGYVALVGHNPAMEECVRFLVGREVVLKTSWCALVVCEVEGWRECDGKRKGRLAWVAMPEGLRGSADGG; encoded by the coding sequence ATGAAGAGGATACTGCTCTGCAGACACGCGAAGGCCGAGAAGGCCCGTCCCGGGGTGGACGATCGGGAGCGGGTGCTCGAGGACCGGGGGGTTCAGGATGCGGCCCGGGTTGCCACGTTGCTTGCGGAGGAGCCGGTGGAGCGGGTGTACGCATCGAGTGCGCCTCGGGCAGCGGAGACGGCGAGGTTGCTGTTCCCCGGGCGGGAGGTGGAGTATGTGGATGCCCTCTATCCTGGTTCGGGAGAGGGATACCTCCGGTTCATCCAGGGGCTTCCGGATGAGTATGGATACGTGGCGCTCGTAGGGCACAACCCGGCGATGGAGGAGTGCGTGAGGTTCCTCGTGGGGCGTGAGGTGGTGCTCAAGACTTCGTGGTGCGCGTTGGTGGTCTGTGAGGTTGAGGGGTGGAGGGAGTGCGACGGGAAGAGGAAGGGACGTCTGGCGTGGGTGGCGATGCCCGAGGGGTTACGTGGATCGGCGGATGGGGGATGA
- a CDS encoding M23 family metallopeptidase, translating to MKPLLAFLLLCSSLLAAEDFLIVQFTQRDDGLIVVEARNPLPIPGTFVLSELSGGSMDGDIPFTAVLGPGDGPLPILTIQPEEGRRVRIRWKTLPGDIRAVHPDENHLYLFPFAHGTKHRVDQAFHGAFTHRGENEYAVDFAMDEGTPVYAARGGVTAYVKEDSSVGGTSASYGDDANYILIYHEDGTFGNYVHLRKDGALVEPGDRVEAGQLIGYSGNTGQSSGPHLHFDVRIPTTEGLTSIPIRFLNYDGTAVIPEEGSYYYAFHPGGPAFPVVLGRLLSNEDFKDHEAPVEPVERIVFRTEQIDDTVVVYVGNGFDRPARVEVELVLSGMEATTPRKLSITIPPRTERFLTLLRPLPSARTFRYGYRYTYAFTGQEDS from the coding sequence ATGAAACCCCTCCTCGCATTCCTCCTCCTCTGTTCCTCCCTCCTCGCGGCAGAGGACTTCCTCATCGTCCAGTTCACCCAGCGGGACGACGGACTCATCGTGGTGGAGGCCCGCAACCCTCTCCCCATCCCGGGGACCTTCGTCCTCTCGGAGCTCAGCGGCGGGAGCATGGACGGCGACATCCCCTTCACCGCGGTCCTCGGCCCAGGGGATGGCCCCCTCCCCATCCTCACGATACAACCCGAGGAAGGCCGCCGCGTGAGGATCAGGTGGAAGACCCTTCCGGGAGACATACGCGCCGTACACCCCGACGAGAACCACCTCTACCTCTTTCCCTTCGCCCACGGAACGAAGCACCGTGTGGACCAGGCCTTCCACGGCGCCTTCACCCACCGCGGCGAGAACGAGTATGCGGTCGACTTCGCCATGGATGAAGGCACACCGGTCTACGCAGCACGGGGAGGCGTGACGGCCTACGTGAAGGAGGACTCCTCTGTGGGAGGCACCTCGGCCTCCTATGGGGACGACGCAAACTACATCCTCATCTACCACGAGGACGGCACCTTCGGGAACTACGTCCACCTCAGGAAGGACGGTGCGCTCGTGGAACCGGGCGACCGGGTCGAGGCCGGCCAGCTCATAGGCTACAGCGGCAACACCGGTCAGAGCTCGGGTCCCCACCTCCACTTCGACGTGCGCATACCCACCACAGAAGGGCTCACCTCCATACCCATCAGGTTCCTCAATTACGACGGAACCGCCGTGATCCCCGAGGAAGGCTCGTACTACTATGCCTTCCACCCCGGCGGCCCTGCCTTCCCCGTGGTCCTGGGAAGGCTCCTCAGCAACGAGGACTTCAAGGACCACGAGGCTCCCGTGGAACCCGTGGAGAGAATCGTCTTCCGCACCGAGCAGATCGACGACACCGTGGTGGTGTACGTGGGCAACGGATTCGACCGACCGGCACGGGTGGAGGTGGAGCTCGTGCTCTCGGGCATGGAGGCCACCACCCCAAGGAAGCTCAGCATCACCATCCCCCCACGCACCGAGCGCTTCCTCACCCTCCTGCGTCCCCTCCCCTCGGCCCGCACCTTCCGCTACGGCTACCGCTACACGTACGCATTCACCGGGCAGGAGGACTCATGA
- a CDS encoding fibronectin type III domain-containing protein has translation MRIRSVLFLSVGLLGAAAETWSMEEILRLGSEAMPWNTLLGEAHRVELTTAEIQGQLRVTGVTLSTCEAPPEDAHLFLSFENGVVEDITGHFEVRTDLTPREVFAPEGTYALAVEQGKSLRLFTRKETIFSPGKEWGPSTIQFWVKTAFFQDQGVLFNWTGLDASRGVPQQIVCRMEERHIGWSFINVFKDPDGSLHSLSLTSRSILLPDRWYFVQITYDPATGILILLIDGKIEAVTHATPSRDEETPPFQLSLGEISQEPIRMGEGFTGFLDAVAVLPRAVGPSPFFPTRHLEGSFTTVPVDLGFHGSLVTRIEVEADTPEGTAVGLRYRTAQAPHELQDSPWRPLPSRDVKTETRFIQFSVTLFSDDPIRLPHLRAIHIHYEPDTPPPPPAKLGGEPVEGGVRLFWSPVREEDVAGYRIYYGTRPGFYFGREDESHEVPIDAGNVTEYTITGLRPGRMYYFSITTYDRSVPPHESEFSYEIGVRAGGF, from the coding sequence ATGAGAATAAGAAGCGTACTCTTTCTGTCGGTGGGGCTTCTCGGTGCAGCCGCCGAGACGTGGAGCATGGAAGAGATCCTCCGTCTCGGATCGGAAGCGATGCCGTGGAACACCCTCCTGGGGGAAGCACACCGGGTGGAACTCACCACCGCTGAGATCCAAGGACAGCTACGCGTCACAGGAGTGACGCTCTCCACCTGTGAGGCTCCCCCGGAGGACGCCCACCTGTTTCTCTCCTTCGAAAACGGCGTGGTCGAGGACATCACCGGTCACTTCGAGGTCAGGACCGACCTCACGCCCCGGGAGGTCTTCGCACCCGAGGGAACGTACGCCCTCGCCGTGGAGCAGGGCAAGAGTCTCCGGCTCTTCACCAGGAAGGAGACGATCTTCTCCCCGGGAAAGGAGTGGGGTCCCTCCACCATCCAGTTCTGGGTGAAGACCGCCTTTTTCCAGGACCAAGGGGTCCTCTTCAACTGGACGGGACTCGACGCCTCCCGGGGGGTCCCCCAGCAGATCGTCTGCCGGATGGAAGAACGGCATATCGGATGGAGCTTCATCAATGTCTTCAAGGATCCTGACGGATCCCTCCACTCACTCTCGCTCACCTCCAGGTCCATACTCCTTCCCGACCGGTGGTACTTCGTTCAGATCACCTACGATCCCGCCACAGGGATCCTCATCCTCCTCATAGATGGAAAGATCGAAGCCGTCACTCACGCCACCCCTTCCCGAGACGAAGAGACCCCTCCGTTCCAGCTCTCTCTCGGGGAGATCTCCCAGGAGCCGATCCGTATGGGGGAGGGCTTCACGGGTTTCCTCGACGCGGTGGCCGTCCTCCCCCGCGCCGTCGGCCCCTCGCCCTTCTTTCCCACCCGTCACCTCGAAGGCTCTTTCACCACCGTCCCCGTAGATCTCGGCTTTCATGGGTCACTCGTCACCCGCATAGAGGTGGAAGCCGACACCCCGGAAGGAACCGCCGTGGGCCTTCGCTACCGAACCGCACAGGCGCCGCACGAGCTGCAGGATAGCCCATGGAGACCACTCCCCTCCCGAGACGTGAAGACGGAGACCCGGTTCATCCAGTTCTCCGTGACACTCTTTTCCGACGATCCCATCCGACTCCCGCACCTCCGCGCCATACACATTCACTACGAGCCGGACACCCCCCCGCCGCCACCGGCAAAGCTGGGAGGAGAACCCGTGGAAGGGGGCGTGCGTCTGTTCTGGAGCCCCGTGAGGGAAGAGGACGTCGCAGGTTATCGTATCTACTACGGGACGAGACCGGGGTTCTACTTCGGCAGGGAAGACGAATCCCACGAGGTTCCCATAGACGCGGGGAATGTCACCGAGTACACTATCACCGGGCTCAGGCCGGGGAGGATGTACTACTTCTCGATCACCACCTATGACCGAAGCGTACCTCCCCATGAGAGCGAGTTCTCGTACGAGATCGGAGTGCGCGCAGGAGGATTCTAG
- a CDS encoding CapA family protein, with product MIPLLLLGVLLLGPLWGGEESSRSVPTSVHSSEGGWVLLTFAGDLMAHNVNYRMEDYDAIYEDVAPLLRRDDLSFVNLETVVRGSAPPSSFPRFSVDPAYVEAAVRAGFDVFSLANNHTCDQGEAGVRSTLKEMARLSSRYGIHYNGAVTRREDRFTVTRMEVKGVRIGFLAVSEFMNEIEGSGLVNLVYFPHEGRRRAFLDFLSRVTPQYDFFVLSVHGGEEYRRVPLEVKRAFFREAVSRGVDVVWSHHPHVLQPWEWIRTPEGRRALVLYSLGNFVSGQTWRLGPSDWEEERAYTGESVLFQVRIRKEGERVVMVPGQVVPVVNVVRKEGERRGVYVVRAFSVLTGRVEVDPPWEEYFRRRYRMFRAWVVGWGLDPVRGGSLPSSGAFR from the coding sequence ATGATCCCTCTCCTCCTTTTGGGAGTGCTCCTCCTCGGACCCCTGTGGGGGGGCGAGGAGTCCTCCCGGTCCGTCCCGACGTCCGTCCATTCGAGCGAGGGGGGATGGGTGTTGCTCACCTTCGCCGGGGACCTCATGGCACACAACGTGAACTACCGGATGGAGGACTACGATGCCATCTATGAGGACGTGGCCCCCCTCCTCCGGCGGGACGATCTCTCGTTCGTGAATCTGGAGACCGTGGTGAGGGGATCGGCCCCTCCTTCCAGCTTCCCCCGGTTTTCGGTGGACCCTGCCTACGTGGAGGCGGCGGTGCGGGCGGGGTTCGACGTCTTCTCTCTCGCAAACAATCACACGTGCGATCAGGGGGAGGCGGGGGTGAGGAGTACGTTGAAGGAGATGGCGCGCCTCTCGTCGCGGTATGGGATCCACTACAATGGTGCGGTCACCCGGAGGGAGGATCGCTTCACCGTAACCCGGATGGAGGTGAAGGGGGTACGGATCGGGTTCCTGGCGGTCTCGGAGTTCATGAACGAGATCGAGGGCAGCGGGCTCGTGAACTTGGTGTACTTCCCCCACGAGGGGCGCAGGCGGGCCTTCCTCGACTTCCTCTCCCGGGTGACCCCGCAGTACGATTTCTTCGTGCTCTCGGTGCATGGGGGCGAGGAGTACCGTCGGGTCCCGCTCGAGGTGAAGCGGGCCTTCTTCCGTGAGGCGGTGTCGCGTGGGGTGGATGTGGTGTGGTCCCACCACCCGCACGTACTCCAGCCGTGGGAATGGATCCGCACGCCGGAGGGGCGGCGGGCCCTCGTCCTCTACTCGTTGGGGAACTTCGTCTCCGGTCAGACCTGGCGGCTGGGGCCTTCCGACTGGGAGGAGGAGCGGGCCTACACCGGTGAGTCGGTACTCTTCCAGGTGCGGATCCGCAAAGAGGGGGAGCGGGTCGTGATGGTGCCGGGGCAGGTGGTTCCGGTGGTGAATGTGGTGAGGAAGGAGGGGGAGAGGAGGGGTGTGTATGTGGTGAGGGCCTTTTCCGTGCTCACCGGGAGGGTGGAGGTGGATCCCCCCTGGGAGGAGTACTTCAGGAGGCGATACCGGATGTTCCGGGCGTGGGTGGTGGGATGGGGGCTCGATCCCGTACGGGGAGGAAGTCTTCCCTCGAGTGGGGCTTTTCGATAA
- a CDS encoding MATE family efflux transporter, which yields MKWRAARGVLKRLSPHPFFMRRVWMLAFPIAVQNLLFSVLNMVDTFMIGQLGTEEVAGVALANQWYFVFFLFVFAIGSGAAIFTAQLWGKGDAEGVRRFAGIALIFALFIGAVFSIVALLFPSLILRVFTDDGEVIALGLSYFRWIWISYPFTAFSFLYGIVLRSTGEVALPFRASTIALVMNTVGNYLLIFGPGPFPRLGVEGAAIATVIARIFEAGYVLIAVYLRRTVLAAGLRSLLSFSGREVRDYLERALPVVGSEVGWALGVSAYQAVFARVSTEAVAAYTLANTLFNFAVVVFVGTSNACSIMIGNVLGKGRVRRAQEYAVSFSLWAVLLGALSGLFLIAGSFFFPSFFRISPLAKEFLRASLVVVGVAMPWKIFNWHATVGIFRSGGDTFFGMLLELGGVWGVGVPIAVCSGLLAGLPFPVVLSLVQLEEVVKALAGVVRIRRAKWIRMVRGVPAGEVLISPEGVSS from the coding sequence ATGAAGTGGAGAGCAGCACGTGGAGTACTGAAACGGCTCAGTCCTCACCCCTTCTTCATGAGGAGGGTGTGGATGCTCGCCTTTCCCATCGCCGTCCAGAACCTCCTCTTCTCGGTGCTCAACATGGTCGATACGTTCATGATCGGCCAGCTCGGTACCGAGGAAGTGGCGGGTGTGGCCCTCGCCAACCAGTGGTACTTCGTCTTCTTCCTCTTCGTCTTCGCGATAGGATCGGGTGCCGCGATCTTCACCGCGCAGTTGTGGGGTAAGGGTGATGCGGAGGGGGTTCGCCGGTTCGCCGGTATCGCCCTGATCTTCGCTCTCTTCATCGGGGCGGTCTTTTCGATCGTGGCCCTCCTCTTCCCCTCCTTGATCCTCAGGGTCTTCACCGACGACGGTGAGGTGATCGCCCTGGGGCTTTCCTATTTCAGGTGGATCTGGATCTCGTATCCCTTCACCGCCTTCTCCTTCCTCTACGGTATCGTGTTGCGGTCCACAGGGGAGGTGGCGCTTCCCTTCCGGGCCTCCACCATCGCCCTGGTGATGAATACCGTGGGGAACTATCTCCTCATCTTCGGTCCCGGGCCTTTCCCCAGGCTCGGCGTGGAAGGGGCGGCGATCGCGACCGTGATCGCCCGCATCTTCGAGGCGGGGTATGTCCTGATCGCGGTATACCTCCGGCGTACCGTGCTCGCCGCCGGGCTCCGCAGCCTCCTCTCCTTCTCGGGGAGGGAGGTGCGAGACTACCTCGAGAGGGCCCTGCCCGTGGTGGGCAGCGAGGTGGGGTGGGCACTGGGTGTTTCGGCCTACCAGGCGGTCTTCGCCCGGGTGAGCACCGAGGCGGTGGCGGCCTATACCCTCGCCAACACGCTCTTCAACTTCGCGGTGGTGGTCTTCGTGGGGACGAGCAATGCATGCAGCATCATGATAGGGAACGTCCTGGGGAAGGGGCGGGTCCGGAGGGCGCAGGAGTATGCGGTGAGTTTCTCCCTCTGGGCGGTGCTCCTGGGTGCGCTCTCGGGGCTCTTCCTGATCGCTGGATCCTTCTTCTTCCCCTCCTTCTTCAGGATATCCCCGCTCGCAAAGGAGTTCCTCCGCGCTTCGCTGGTGGTGGTGGGGGTGGCGATGCCCTGGAAGATCTTCAACTGGCACGCCACGGTGGGGATCTTCCGCAGCGGGGGCGACACCTTCTTCGGGATGCTCCTCGAACTCGGCGGGGTGTGGGGAGTGGGGGTGCCCATCGCGGTGTGTTCGGGGCTCCTCGCCGGTCTTCCCTTCCCCGTGGTGCTCTCTCTGGTGCAGCTGGAGGAGGTGGTGAAGGCTCTCGCCGGTGTGGTGAGGATACGAAGGGCGAAGTGGATACGGATGGTGCGGGGGGTGCCTGCCGGGGAGGTCCTCATCTCTCCGGAGGGGGTCTCCTCATGA
- a CDS encoding LB_289 family protein, protein MKMNEIEKMERELRRAQKKQESLARKQQKKKGNVVGEYIKRLASLFFYDEEMIYNIPNNPDIFACIEEMKQELPREEWETVIRKAVKSTGVKEKEIAYTQLKTYLES, encoded by the coding sequence ATGAAGATGAACGAGATAGAGAAGATGGAACGGGAGTTGCGGCGGGCCCAGAAGAAACAAGAGAGTCTCGCCCGAAAGCAGCAGAAGAAGAAGGGGAATGTGGTGGGAGAGTACATCAAACGACTCGCCTCGCTCTTCTTCTACGATGAGGAGATGATCTACAACATTCCGAACAATCCGGACATCTTCGCCTGTATCGAGGAGATGAAGCAGGAGCTCCCCAGGGAGGAATGGGAGACCGTCATCCGAAAGGCCGTCAAGAGCACGGGCGTGAAAGAAAAGGAGATCGCCTACACCCAACTCAAGACCTATCTGGAGAGCTGA
- a CDS encoding tetratricopeptide repeat protein has protein sequence MSEPTLHMKAQEERLRKARNAYHLGDIETASKLVHELLHEVPLSSGVHLLSGMIALRQDRNEEAKEAFTKALELGGEEAEALNNLGVIYRKEGDHRKAIEYFRKALAADPDRPDILYNLANACKDAGLFEEAEAAYRKALEHDPHLVSAYNNLATLYQQRGAIDKAVAVLEKGLTADPDHPTLLYNLGVLYQREGRYEEARASFHRALQKRPGWVEALNNLGIVEQSRGHHEAALACFREALTLDPLHAAAANNMGSILALLGRYKEAFDWFVQALRIQPGYERALHNILHLLTSQEAFFDVEQELSLLLLEFPGLEQLRVSYAEALFRKGDYDRAEEELHLLEEKGADDPRIPRLLGIISFLHGKEDRAHTYFEHYRRLTHREDYLLDLIKTLKDRKEYRAALTRLNEYLSSHPDDRNARLLLGEIHLELGNIEEAFPLLEKMREETPSDPDVLTACARLYQRAGQRERAIDLIDTLVGIQGSRATPEDLTGLNRSLELYEETIQSFGDHDRSTWEHNLRKLTDLVRLSETEWEVEASEEEEAPTLLDFEEVVVEEEPEPEEESEGPEEENIAPYVHLLDEEGPTLLDLADTSAEPFPGTSPSTGSSSSPVPPPPPQPPLSPPLHPTPTQAVSPTPTPPPPSTAVPPSPPVTPPPPQPLPPAPPTQAPPAQTPPTQTPPAQTPPTQTPPTQAPPTQTPPTQTPPTQAPPAQAPPTQAPPTQAPPTPPPPPYTPPLAPAAPPTPPPTPSDHASPLPPPSTPSQPEPRTPSEPPPPAPPSGDPTRLSSLIAYLEYLVSFLPHDKKVEMESLSYRTKLSWLRQSLTTYTVSDLSSPIRRST, from the coding sequence ATGTCGGAGCCCACATTGCACATGAAGGCCCAGGAGGAGCGCCTCAGGAAGGCCCGGAACGCCTACCACCTCGGAGACATCGAGACCGCCTCGAAGCTGGTCCACGAACTCCTCCATGAGGTACCCCTGAGCAGCGGAGTCCACCTCCTCTCCGGCATGATCGCCCTCCGACAGGATCGCAACGAAGAGGCGAAGGAGGCCTTCACGAAGGCGCTCGAGCTGGGTGGGGAAGAGGCGGAGGCCCTCAACAATCTTGGCGTCATCTACCGCAAGGAAGGCGACCATCGCAAGGCGATCGAGTATTTCAGAAAGGCCCTCGCCGCGGACCCCGACAGACCGGACATCCTCTACAACCTCGCCAACGCCTGCAAGGACGCGGGCCTCTTCGAAGAAGCGGAGGCAGCCTATCGGAAGGCCCTCGAACACGATCCCCATCTGGTCTCGGCTTACAACAATCTCGCCACCCTCTATCAACAGAGAGGGGCCATCGACAAGGCCGTCGCCGTCCTCGAGAAGGGGCTCACGGCAGATCCCGATCATCCCACGCTCCTCTACAACCTTGGCGTCCTCTATCAGAGAGAAGGTCGATACGAAGAGGCCCGTGCATCCTTCCACCGAGCCCTCCAGAAACGACCCGGATGGGTGGAAGCCCTCAACAACCTGGGCATCGTGGAACAATCGAGGGGGCATCACGAGGCCGCCCTCGCATGCTTCAGGGAAGCACTCACCCTCGACCCGCTCCATGCAGCGGCGGCCAACAACATGGGAAGCATCCTGGCCCTCCTCGGCCGCTACAAGGAGGCCTTCGACTGGTTCGTACAGGCACTCAGAATCCAACCGGGCTATGAGCGCGCACTCCACAACATCCTCCACCTCCTCACCTCACAGGAGGCTTTCTTCGACGTGGAACAGGAACTCTCCCTCCTGCTCCTCGAATTCCCCGGCCTCGAGCAACTCAGAGTCTCCTATGCAGAGGCCCTCTTCCGCAAAGGAGACTACGACAGGGCCGAAGAGGAACTGCACCTCCTCGAAGAAAAGGGAGCCGACGATCCCAGGATACCCCGTCTCCTGGGTATCATCTCCTTCCTCCACGGGAAGGAGGACCGCGCACACACCTATTTCGAGCACTACCGACGGCTCACCCACCGGGAGGACTACCTCCTCGACCTCATCAAGACGCTCAAAGATCGCAAGGAATACCGCGCTGCCCTCACCCGCCTCAACGAATACCTCTCCTCACACCCCGATGATCGCAACGCCCGTCTCCTCCTCGGAGAGATCCATCTCGAACTAGGGAACATCGAAGAAGCCTTTCCCCTGCTGGAGAAGATGAGGGAGGAGACCCCCTCGGATCCCGACGTGCTCACCGCCTGTGCGAGACTCTACCAGCGAGCCGGACAGAGGGAACGGGCCATCGACCTCATCGACACGCTGGTGGGCATCCAGGGGAGCAGGGCGACGCCCGAGGACCTCACCGGACTCAACAGGAGCCTCGAACTCTATGAAGAAACGATCCAGTCCTTTGGGGATCACGACAGATCCACATGGGAACACAACCTCAGGAAGCTCACCGATCTCGTTCGGTTGAGCGAGACCGAATGGGAGGTCGAGGCCTCTGAAGAGGAAGAAGCCCCCACCCTCCTCGACTTCGAGGAAGTGGTCGTGGAGGAGGAACCCGAACCGGAAGAAGAATCCGAAGGACCCGAGGAGGAGAACATCGCTCCCTATGTACACCTCCTCGATGAGGAAGGCCCCACCCTCCTCGATCTCGCCGACACCTCAGCAGAGCCTTTCCCCGGCACGTCCCCCTCGACCGGATCCTCGAGCAGCCCCGTCCCCCCGCCTCCACCGCAGCCCCCTCTTTCCCCACCCCTGCACCCCACCCCTACCCAGGCCGTCTCCCCCACCCCCACACCCCCTCCTCCCTCCACAGCCGTCCCGCCTTCCCCACCCGTCACCCCTCCGCCACCACAGCCCCTTCCTCCGGCACCACCCACCCAGGCACCACCCGCCCAGACACCACCCACCCAGACACCACCCGCCCAGACACCGCCCACCCAGACACCACCCACCCAGGCACCACCCACCCAGACACCGCCCACCCAGACACCACCCACCCAGGCACCACCCGCCCAGGCACCACCCACCCAGGCACCACCCACCCAGGCACCACCCACACCTCCTCCGCCCCCATACACCCCCCCCCTCGCTCCCGCCGCTCCCCCCACCCCGCCCCCGACACCCTCCGACCACGCCTCCCCCCTCCCTCCCCCCTCCACCCCGTCCCAACCGGAACCCCGCACCCCCTCCGAACCCCCACCCCCCGCTCCACCCTCCGGAGACCCCACACGCCTCTCCTCACTCATCGCCTACCTCGAGTACCTCGTCTCCTTCCTCCCCCACGACAAGAAGGTGGAGATGGAGTCGCTCTCCTACCGCACCAAGCTCTCCTGGCTCCGCCAGTCCCTCACCACCTACACGGTCTCCGACCTCTCATCCCCCATCCGCCGATCCACGTAA